A window of Romeriopsis navalis LEGE 11480 contains these coding sequences:
- a CDS encoding clan AA aspartic protease has protein sequence MMQGFVNESEEAIIAVVVRNGTKLRSVDAVIDTGFTGFLSLPISMIDALGLAWSYRDRGTLGDGSETLFDIYEGTVIWDGKIQAIEINAADTEPLLGMRILQGYRLQLDNVPGGLVKIEILPDR, from the coding sequence ATTCGTCAATGAGAGTGAGGAAGCGATAATTGCTGTTGTTGTGAGAAATGGGACAAAGCTCAGATCCGTTGACGCAGTCATCGATACAGGATTTACGGGTTTTCTGAGTTTGCCAATTTCGATGATTGATGCACTTGGACTTGCGTGGAGTTATCGTGATCGCGGTACGTTGGGTGATGGCAGTGAAACGCTGTTTGATATTTATGAGGGTACTGTCATCTGGGATGGAAAGATTCAGGCAATTGAGATTAATGCTGCTGATACCGAACCATTACTGGGTATGAGGATATTACAGGGGTATCGTTTGCAACTTGATAATGTCCCTGGTGGTCTCGTAAAGATTGAAATTTTGCCGGATCGATAG